GTCGTATGAAATGTGGCTACTAGCTACAATATGCGTACACCCTAACCGTAAACTAATATCAAGTTTGGAATGAAACATTACATAATAGTAATCAATATAAGTTGGAATAAAATGGATTATTAAACATTATTTACCATTAATCCGTTATCAAGTATTTACACAATTTCATTTGATACTCTCTTTGCCCTTGATGGTAGTTGAACTATATGTACGATTGGATTCGGTTTTCGGAGGCTTCCCAAGGACTCGCAGCTAGTGAAACCCGCAGTTGTTTCAGTGAAGGCAGCACCTAATTTTCATAACAATTtcgatatatgtatgtctgCATGTTGTTCATGCACGGGTGTAACTTATATATTGTATACCGTTCAGAGGCTGTAAGTGTTCAAATAGAAAGACGACCAATGTGGGCACCgcttcatatacatatacgaTATGTACATGTAGTCGTTTGCATAGCTCCCGTTCTCTATCGCTCGGAAATGGCAGTGGTTTACTTTCAATTGTATAGTGCTCTAGTTCAGTAAGTactgtatatgtatgtatacatatatttagGTATAGTCGCTAGCATGCCTACTGCAAGTTTTATAGATTTATGCACTAATTTACATTGTAAATGCACATAAATAGAATCTCGCGGAGCGCACATAAATTGCGCATTTCAATAATCCTCCCAACTCCATCTCGTCCTACATTCGGTTTCGAATCTAAATAAGTTTTAAGTACTATTAGAGCCTTTTTATCACTTTCAAGTTGTAAGTCGTTTTTGGCGAGGGCAGGTCCAAGGGGTGGGGCCGCCACTTCGTTGTTCCTGCTTTCTGCTCCCCCTGTTTATCTTCACTCTGCGATTGCTCCTCTCTTGGCTGCCACTGGAATACCAATACCTCCTCCTAGATGCGAAAAGATAGAAGTGAGACGTTGCGCTTGAGCAATTGCTGTGGCCGCAACGGCGATCCGCTGCTCGCAGTGTCCACCATGTCGACGCCCATGTAGTTACTGTCCATGATCCCACGATCCGGCATTGAGTGCAGACTTTGTGTATCGTAGTCGTAGTTCAAATCCTGCATGGGAACCACCTCGGGCAGCAGGTGCCGTATATGCGTGGGCGATCGCTGCAGTCTGTACCGATTCCTGTTGGGTAATCAATGGCCATTGTGTTAATAAGCGGCCGGTTAAAGTTTTCAAAGAGGTTTCTTACTCTGTATCATTGTTCCTGCCCAAGTGGTTACTCCTGCGCAGATATAAAAATCGAAAAGTTGAGAAAAACCACAAATGAataaatactcgtacataaGACGTTTGGTGGTACGTCCTTCGTTTTGTCGATATAAAAGCAGGCTTACAAATAATCTACATATCTAGAATAATGTACATTCAATAATGTTCCCTAAAATCACCATTAGTAGCCAAGTCCGACCCTCTGACTGTCTGTTTCTATTCAAACTTTCTCGAGAGTCTCGTTGGCACCTGCATGCACTATGTTAggtctatctctatctctgctCACGATATTCACTCTCAGTCGGAAAAGGAAACGTCCTTTGGCTAATCTTGCCCTCCGACGCGTCGTTCGCAAAGCTTTTTAAATACAAGTGCACTGTAAATTGCCCTATTCCTTATCTTTTTTTTGTCGTGTGATGAAATGTACTGAGGCGGATTACGTACTTTTTATGTCGGTTTCTATTTAGACACATACAATGGCACGAGCACATGGATGACGCACTTGATCCGCTCAGCGATTGGGCATCGTGTCCCTCGTAGCCGCTCAGTATGGACCCGTTGGATGTTATTACATCGCCCTCCAGTTTAACAGCCACTTGCAGTGCCTGTAATGGGTATCGGCAttaattattatattatattacgCTGGAGTGTCCAAATGTGGAGTAGAGATTAGTATAGCGTGGAAAAAATAGGGAGCGGAGCTCAGTTTTTTGGGACTGGATTTGTGTGGCTGTGGCGAGAGTGTGTTTGTGGTTCTCGGTGCggtggctctggctgtggctgatGTTCAGTGTGGTATAGAAGCAGGTGGTGAAGTGGTGGTTGTAGTTAGAGTAAGTCAAATATATGGAATCGAAAACCGCAATCACCTCGTTGGTCCATAAACTGGACTTGGACATAAACTAAGCTCGCGTTTTGCATTTGATTCGTTCGTTAAGTCAAAAGCAACCGAAAATATgccaaaaaagaaaatattaaTTCGTTTTACATTGAGTTGCTCTCGTATTGGCCTGCATTGAATAAATTGTATAAATTAATTGGTTCCAAATACAGTACAAAATATGTATTGCAATTGCACAATATTAAATATTGAAAAAGAAACCGAAGGTGCATGATTATCAAGAGTAAGTCGGTGGTGTAAGTGTGCAGCAAAGTGGCAAGCAGATATTCAAAGCTATGTAGAAATAATTTAACAAGTTTCTGAGAGAAAGGTTCAGGTTCAAGGTTCGACATGAGAGATGAGATGGAAATTATTCGAGTTGAATTGAATGGCAATAAACGTAACAAAGTTGTACATATCGTATTCAAAGATTCTAAGTGAACAGGTACAGCGAAGCTTTTGTATTAGGATAAAACTGGAGAGTAAAGCGGTTCACTACGAAGGGGAGGTACAGCGAAACTGGATTATCTCGACTTGGTAAATGTACTcgtatttttttaatttgtatttaatCATAAGAATAATCATAGGAATGCTAAAACAGTCCTCAAGTCTACGGTAAAAAATGAGTTGCATGAGCTGCTTGGAGTCCGCTGCCACGGCTCTGATCTTCTCACCTGCATGGCCTGCGCCTCGTCGCGTCGCTCATCTTCGGTGTTCATTGTAACAAACCTAAGCACTAACAAGTTCAGCGAAGCGGCCACAATTGCCAGGCCGAATAGTATAAATATCAGTGCGAACATCACGTACTCCGGCTTTCTATTCAGTGCGTTGTCCCTTTGTAGGGCTACCATATCGCCAAAGcctaaaaatacaaaataccaATAGTTGAGCTGTGCCATCTTCTCTCAAGGGCCATGGAGATCTTACCTATTGTAGTTAATGTAATAAAACAGTAATATACTGAATCAAAGTAGCTCCAGCCCTCAAATTTTGAAAAGGCCGCAGCACCGCCCGCTATCGTCAGCGAACTAAGCGTCGTCACAACGCAAATGAGGTCCACCTCCGATGCGACAGTTCGTTTGCAGCGCAGCGATGTGCGAACTGCTTGGATAACATAGCTGTGGGTATGGCAGAGGAGGTGGAAGTATCAGTAGGGGTAGCCGGAAAAGGAAAGGGCACAGGAAGGGCCCAGGCACAGCCAACCCACCTGCTCAGTCTATTCACTCTTTCTCCGATGCTCTGGAACATAACGAGGCCCAGGGGAATTCCCACAATGGCATAGCACATGGTGAAGAGCTTCCCGCCCACGGTGCTGGGCGTTGAATGACCATAGCCTGCTCAGATATAAAGAATGCATCGTTTGAATGCCAGATGCAGTAGGGTGACGTGACGACATAATACCTATGGTGGTTAGCACTGTGGTTGCGTAATAAAATGCGCCGGTGAACTTCCATTGCTGGCCAGCCTTGTGCGATTCCGATTTGAGCACCACCGTCTCCATGACTTTGAAGTCTTCTGGCGATATATTGTACTTGCGTATTATCATGTCCTCGGCATCTGGAAATGCAACCAAATTGCACCACTGTTTAGTTTATGACGTAACTCGACGACAGAAAATGTCCTGGCCGGCCATTCACTTACCTTGCAGCGCCTCCCAACGACGCTTCTCCGTTTCAGATTCAAGTGCGTCAAAGACAGCGGCGCCTACAAGCAGATACGTAAATGTACACACGATCAAGGATATCGTGCGCACATTTTGTTTCTTCATTCTTCATTTAGACGAGGTTATTTTATTGGCAATGTGGCATTCACTGGCGGCGCCTCCGCTTGCGGTAAAGCTGCTTACTGCTACTGCGGCTACTGGggctgctggagctgctggATTTTTGGCTGCACCTGCAACTTGTCCGGCCGCTGGCTGCCATATGTGCCACTCGCACCGTGCTGGCTTGCTGTCCGCTGGTTCTGGCAGGGGCTCGCTTTCGTTCAAAGGACAAACTTTTCAAATTGGGTTAAGCGCCAACAACAAGTCTGACACCTCTCTCGTACTCTCACTTGCTCTCTCCTCTCGCGCTCTCTGCCACGTAACGGTTGGCTTGTGCGTGTGTGCTACTGACGCTCCCGCCTTTGCGGTACTGGCACTTAAGTTTTTGGGCCCGGCACAATTCACTTAGCACTTTCCTCGTCCTGATTGCATTACAAATAATGTCTCTCGACTATGAATCTGAATCTCGTCATTTAGCCGCAATGGGATCCTAGTGGCCTAGCTGCACGGTCACAGCTCGCAATGGATGCTGGTGGTGCTTTCAACGTTGCTCTCACACACGCCGATACCGTTACCGTTACCGTTACCGTTGTCG
This region of Drosophila miranda strain MSH22 chromosome 2, D.miranda_PacBio2.1, whole genome shotgun sequence genomic DNA includes:
- the LOC108157158 gene encoding two pore potassium channel protein sup-9, whose translation is MKKQNVRTISLIVCTFTYLLVGAAVFDALESETEKRRWEALQDAEDMIIRKYNISPEDFKVMETVVLKSESHKAGQQWKFTGAFYYATTVLTTIGYGHSTPSTVGGKLFTMCYAIVGIPLGLVMFQSIGERVNRLSSYVIQAVRTSLRCKRTVASEVDLICVVTTLSSLTIAGGAAAFSKFEGWSYFDSVYYCFITLTTIGFGDMVALQRDNALNRKPEYVMFALIFILFGLAIVAASLNLLVLRFVTMNTEDERRDEAQAMQALQVAVKLEGDVITSNGSILSGYEGHDAQSLSGSSASSMCSCHCMCLNRNRHKKSNHLGRNNDTENRYRLQRSPTHIRHLLPEVVPMQDLNYDYDTQSLHSMPDRGIMDSNYMGVDMVDTASSGSPLRPQQLLKRNVSLLSFRI